Sequence from the Salinicoccus sp. Bachu38 genome:
AACGAAAAAATGCAGAAACAGTTCGAGAAGAATGGCTATACGTTCAGAGGGAAATTGCATCTGGATGATAATGAGGACGACTGGTATGTCGCCTATGAAAAAGTTTTTGGGAACAGGTATTGAATGCGCATTCACAATTTGGTTTTTTTCCCCGGATGTATAGTGTAAGATGAAGAGTGGAGTTAATGAAAATAGGGGGAATTTTAAGTGAAACTACTACTCAAGCTGATTGCCGGTATCGTCGTCGGTATCGGAATCGGTGCACTGTATTATGGTGTGGATGCATCAGGGGGAATGGAATCGGTGCTGGCGTTCCTGGTCAGGCTGCTGCTTACTTTGGAATCTATTCTGGGAAGCTTCATATTCTTCATGATTCCATTGATTATCCTTTTCTTCATTGCCAACGGAATTTCGAAGATTGGAGCAGGATCCGGCAAAGTGGTCGGCGCAACATTGGGTACAGCATACATATCAACACTCGGTGCCGGCATCCTGGCGTATCTGGTGGCAATGATGGTCATGCCGCGCATCACCGATGGGGGAAGTGTTCCTGAGGAAGGCGCAGGGCTCGAACCGTTCTTCGAATTTGAAATCGCACCGCTCATGGACATCCTCACAGCGCTTGTTCTGGCATTTGCTTTCGGGATTGTCATTACACTTACGAAGTCGGAACTCATGCAGAGATGGTTCGAAGAAGGGAAGAACATCGTTGAGTTCCTGATCGAAAAGGTCGTCATTCCGATACTTCCATTCTACATTGCGGGTGTCTTCGCAGGAATGGCGTCACAGGGGACGGTATTTGACACACTTGCTGTATTCGGTGTCGTGCTCCTTGTGGCGATACTGCTCCACTGGGTCTGGATTACCATACAGTATACGATAGCCGGTGCATTGATCGGGAAGAATCCATTAAAGATGGTGAAGACGATGATGCCCGCCTACTTTACAGCACTGGGTACGATGAGCAGTGCTGCAACGATACCTGTCACACTGAGACAGACGAAGGAGAACGGTATCCGCAACAGGATTGCAGACTTCGTCATTCCATTGTGTGCAAATATCCACCTCTCGGGAAGTACGATTACAATCGTCAGCTGTTCCATCGCAGTCATGTCGGTACTGCCGGACTATGAACTCCCAGGCTTCTTCACGATGCTTGGAACGATCATGCTGCTTGGAGTTGTAATGATTGCGGCACCGGGTGTACCCGGAGGCGCAATCATGGCGGCAAGTGGTGTACTTATGACGAATCTTGGCTTCACTGAAGCGGCCGTTGCATTCATGATTGCCCTGTACATGGCTCAGGACAGCTTCGGTACTGCGGCAAACATCACAGGAGATGGTGCAGTCAGCGGCATCATCGATGCGTACGAACAGAAATTGAATAGATGACATGAAAAAGACCGCTACGTGCGGTCTTTTGTTATTTCCTTGATGAATATAACGGTGGGGAGGACGATGCCCAGAAATCCTTCAAATATGGAGATGAAACGTATCGCTCCAACGGGTACCAGATCTCCGTATCCTATTGATAGGAGCGTGACCCCACTGTAGTAGAGCATCTGCATGAATGTGTAGTCAGTAATCAGTTCCCCGGTGTTGCCTACTTTAAGAATGGGGGTATAGACTGAAGAAATGTAATATATCATGGCGAATATGAACATGGTGGATAACAATACAGTGAGTATATACAAATAGAGCGGCCACTGGAGAGAAAACTTATGGGTATCCTTCATATTCCCCTTCTTTTTGGCGAATGCACCCAACTGGAACAATATAAGAACGACAAGAATGCCTAGAAAAGCCTGAGCCATCAAATTCCCCCAAAATCAAAAGTTGTTTATAATGGTATGTAAGATAAATAAGAAAAAGGACATTGGTTATGAACAAATTTTTATATCTCATCATCGTCATATGTTTTCTGGATCTGTTTGTCCAGCTGCCGATCATCACACCATTCGCTTTATCTTTGGGTGCAGATGAATATACGGCAGGCATCATAGTAGCAATATATTCCCTCTTCAACATGGTCGGAAACGTTTTTGGGGGGTTTTTCTCGGATAAATTCGGGCGAAAGAACATGCTTCTCCTGGGTATGGGGCTGCAGGTGGTCATCCTGCTCACCTACACGGTGGTTCCATCGGTCGGGCTGCTGATGCTTATCCGGGTGGTCCATGGGTTCTCAAGCGGTCTGCTGACACCTGCCGCATTCAGCCTGGTGGCGGATATATCGAAAAAGAAAGCCATCGGCCGCTCGATGGCTCTGACGGGAGTCTCCATCGGTACAGCAGCAGTTCTTGGTCCTGCACTTGGCGGCATCATCTCGAGCCAGGCAGGCTATGAGATGGTCTATCTTGTCATGTCCGGCATCTTCGTTTTTGGCATTCTGCTGATTCTCGTTACAGTAAAGGAGAGCACGACGGAGCAGAGCCGGAAAATCCATTATGCGACGAACTATGGACAGATCATCACCCGTCCATCCCTCATTGTTGCCTATATATCCGCTTTTACGCTGATGGTCTCAAATGGATCCCTTGCTTTCGGCCTTCCGTTGAAAGTTGCGGCAGTCGGGCTGTCCGACCAGTCGACAGGAGCCATGCTGAGCGTTTTCGGCATTGTTGCGATACTGGTCTTTGCCACACCGGCCAACCGGATCTATTCGAAATATAGTCCGGTGGCTCTTGTGGCATCAGGCATATTCATCGTGGCGATGGCCATGATTTTTCTGCATTTCGTGCCCACAGTGTTCCTCATCTATATGGCAATGGTCATATATGGGATTGGATTCAGCTTCATATTCCCATCCATGAACAAAATCATCGGCCAGAACACGGAGATGCACGAAAGAGGAAAGGCAAACGGAATCTTCTATTCCTTTTTCTCACTTGGATCCGTTGCCGGCTCCTACCTTTCCGGCATATTCGCCACATATTTTGAGACGCCTTTCCTATTCATCGGATTGATACTTATCATACTGCTTGGTGGCATCTATACTGTTCATAAGAAAAGTGGATTCAGAGAATCATTTTAGGGGAAATAAGTTGTCTAAGGATGTGATAAAGTGAAGAATGTGCTATTGATGGGTGTGAGCGGAAGAATCGGCCAGAACCTGTACAGGGAACTGAAGGACACTTTCAACCTCTACGCCTTTTCAAGTGCCGATCAGGATGATACCGGTATGGATATCACCTTTCTGAAGAAGGATCTGTTCATTTTGCCGGAGGTCGAGGAAGCTTTGAGGGGCATCGATACAGTAATTTTCTTCGAGGATCCCATAATGAGGCTCAACCGGCAGACCCAGGGGAGGTTCGAGGACCTGTATATACTCCTGGCCGATAATATTGCACGTGCCTCCCAAATAAGGGAAGTCGAACAGATCATCTTTGTTGCGGATGAAGTCAGCAGTGAATATACAGCCGATGTGCTTGGTGCATACGGCACAGAAGTCAAGGTCACTCAGACGCCCATCAAGAGATACGGAAAAACCCTGTCATATAAAGCTTCCGATTACAATAATGTCAGAAGTGTACAGAGGGCGCCGCTTCCGGAAGGTTGGCACATCAAGGACGTCGGCAAGTACTATTTTGAATGGCTGAATGAAATCCTCTATGACCTGATCAATGTTGAATACGACAGGCATCTCATAAAAATACGATTTGCCAGGATGGATGCGCCCGCACTGATTGTGGAATATGATGCAAAAAGAAGTTACAATGGCGTTGAAATCTACAGGATACAGGGGGGCGGCCTGTCAAAGCGGATGTCTAACAAGACGCCCCGTCTGGAGTTCAGAGAGCTTCCGGGCCGTGAGGAGTTCATCATGGCGCTTCATGACTTTGAGCCGAAATCCCCTTGGTCCGTCTATCTGCTCACCCAGGCACCGCTGTATACACTGGTGAACCGCATATACCAGGTGGAGATGACCATAAATAACGAAGCACCGGGGTCACATAACCGGCCGTTCAACGGAAAATAGAAAAAGAGAGCAGCATACCAATGGTATGCTGCTCTCTTCTATAATCCCAAACTTTATTAGTGGATGAAGTTGTGGCCGGAAACTTGGGAAGAGCTGATTGTCCTGAAGGATTTAACACCCTTGCCGCTGCCGAAGTTCATTTCGGAAACGAGGATAGATCCATCGGAGTTGATTCTTTCAACGACTGCTACGTGGCCAAGACCCCAAGCGAAGTTGGTCCATGCATTCGCCTGCATGATTGCACCGACGGATGGGGAGTTGTTCACTTTGTAGCCTGCACTTTTTGCTCTGTTATCCCAGTCGTATGCATTGCCCCAGTTGTTGCCTACCGGTTTGCCGAGCTGCTGGCGGCGTTCGAATACATACCATGTGCAGTCTCCCCAGTAGTAGTAGTTCTTGCCGTAGGATACATTCGTTGGTGCCGGTGCAGAAACGTTCTGTGTTGCTGAGCTGCTGCTTTCAGAAGCGCTGGAGCTGCTCTCGGTAGCATTTGAGCTGTTGGAAGAGCTTGCCGTACCGGACACTTTCAGGGACTGTCCCGGATAGATGACTGTGGATGACATGTTATTGAGGTTCATGATGTTTCTGTATGTAGTACCATGAGCCGAAGCGATCCTGCTCAGCGTGTCGCCGGATTTTACTGTGTAGGATCCAGTTGAAGCGCTTGAAGAACTGCTTGAGCTTGAAGAACTGCTTGAAGCACTTGAGCTGGAAGAGCTGCTTGAGCTGGAAGAACTGCTTGAAGCACTTGAGCTGGAAGGCTTGTCAGAAGAACTGGAAGAGCTTCCGCTTACAGACAGTTTCTGTCCTGGATGGATGATATGTGAAGAAATATTATTGATATTCATCAGTGTTCTGTAGTTCATGCCGTGTGCTCTTGCAATCTTGCTCAGCGTATCGCCGGACTTGACTGTGTATGTACCACTTGCAGAGCTTGAGCTGGAAGAGCTGCTTGAACTTGAAGAACTGCTTGAGCTTGAAGAACTGCTGGAAGAGCTGCTTGAACTGCTTCCGCTGGTTTTGAGGCTCTGGTTTACATAGATCATATCAGAAGACAGGTTGTTCCAGGATTTGAGCTGGGATACGGATACGCTGTTCTGATTTGCTATTTTCCAAAGTGTATCTCCACTTTGTACTTTATAGGATGATGCTTCCGCTTGGTCTGAAAGACCGTATGTAGTAAGGGCTGCTGTTGCTGTCAAAGCAGTAATGACTTTTTTCATAAGTGAGTTGATCCTCCTGAGTTGTGTTTGTAAGTATATATATGATTTATGTTATGTTCAAAGTTGGCTGTCTGTGTTTACAAAATATATCTTAGCAAATTAATGACAGAAAAAGGGCGATGTAATACAACTGTAATATAATTAAAACATTCCTAATACATTCAGATTGTTCTCGTAACGGGACGGAAACCTACTTCGGTTGTTTTTAACAATCCGGGGTATAGAAACTGTATTATGAAATGTAAATGGAGGTATTTATATGGCGGACCGTCATGACTATAGATTGGTATGGCTTTATTTTCTCTACTACTGGGTGATTTTCGGCATCGGTACATACTTCGGTCAGTATCTGCCGGAAGAATGGCGTCCGACCGCTTCGATGGTGCTATTCGGCTTGCTGATGATTTCGCTTTTCGTGAGGGGGTTCAACCACAGCGGACCGATCATCAGCCATCTCTACGCCTTTCTGGTCGGGCTGGTGTCATTCGGTCTGTTTGAATCGTTCATAGCGGATTTTGGGACGGATATATTCTATCGCATTGTACTTCTCGGTATCATCGTATTTATCTTCTTCGGCTTCATCGGCTACTTTTTCCTGAGGGACATCACCCATTGGGGAAAATACCTGTTCATCGCATTGCTCATACTCATTTTCACGACCCTGATCAATTTCTTCATCAACCTGCCGTATATGACACTGGCGATTACGATAGTCGGCCTGGTGCTCTATATACTCTTTACGATGTATGACTTCAACCGTATGAAGAACAAGCAGTTCAGTCCAAGGGAGATGGGCTTCAATCTCTTCATCAACCTCCTGATCATCATCAAGAGGCTGTTGAGGCTGTACCAATACATTAACAATAGGCGATGAATGCTATAAAATGATATATTGTAGGATATAAACCAGCTAAAAAGGAAGATGACGAATGGGACGCAAATGGAATAATATCAAAGAGAAAAAAGCGCAGAAGGATAAGGATACGAGCCGGGTCAATGCAAAATTCGGACGGGAGATATACGTTGCTGCCAAGAAGGGGGAACCGAATCCCGAGAGCAACCAGGCACTGAAGGCGGTGCTGGACCGTGCAAAGACCTATTCTGTACCGAAGCATATCATCGACAAGGCGATCGATAAGGCCAAGGGCAGCGATGACGAAGCATTCGACGAGCTGCGTTATGAAGGGTTCGGACCGGAAGGTTCGATGATCATCGTGGATGCACTGACGAACAATGTGAACCGTACCGCTTCGGATGTACGGGCCGCTTTCGGCAAGAATGGCGGCAATATGGGCGTCAGTGGCGCGGTAAGCTATATGTTCGATGCAAAATCAGTCTTTGTGTTCACAGGCTTCGATCCCGAAGACACGATGATGGATCTGATGGAGAAGGACGTGGATGTGGAGGATGTGACGGAGGAGAACACCTTTACAGTCGTCTATGGTACGCCGCAGGCCTTCCATGAAATCAAGGAAGCGCTCGATGAAATGGGCGTGGAAGATTACGAAGTCGCCGAACAGACGATGATTGCACAGAATGAGGTATCATTGGAGGAAGAATCCCAGGAACAGTTTGAAAAGTTGATTGAGGCACTGGATGATCTTGAAGATGTCTCAAACATCTACCATAACGTCAACCTGGGTGAATAATCAAAGGGGGATAACAGCAATGGATTTTGGATATGAGGGAAAGGTAGCAGTCATTACAGGAAGCAGCAAGGGCATCGGCCGCAAGACGGCCGAGCAGATGGTGAAGCTTGGGGCCAAAGTCATGCTCGTTGCAAGAGGTGAAGAGGGGCTGAAAGAGGCCAGGGATGAGATTTCCCAGTTCGGTGAAGTCGACTATGTTGTCGCGGATGTGAAGGAAGATGCTGCGGCCTCACAGATCATCGGGCAGACGGTTGAAAAATTCGGCCGGCTGGATGTGCTCATCAACAATGCCGGCGGCTCCTTCGCAAGATCATTCGAGGAAGTGTCGATTTCCGACTGGGAGCAGGATCTCGATCTCAAACTGATGGCTGCGGTCAGAATATCAAATGCTGCACTGCCGCATTTGAAAAAGCAGGGCGGAGCGATACTCAACCTCACTGCAGTCCTTGGCAAGACGCCGCCTGCCTCATCGCTGCCGACGACGGTATCCCGTGCTGCAGGCATGGCGATGACGAAAGCGATGAGCAAGGACCTCGGGAAATACGATATCCGGGTGAACACGGTATGCATCGGGCTCATCAGAAGCGAACAGATAGAAGAAAGATGGAAAAATGAAGAACCTGATCTGACATGGGATGAATATTCAAAACTCGATAAGCATAACATTCCGCTTGGCAGAATCGGGGACACGGAAGAAGCCGCAAATGTCATCACCTTCCTCTGTTCCGACCTCGCTTCATATGTCAGCGGGGATGCTGTCAATATAGATGGTGGCGCCGGCCATGCACTCTGATTTTTCCAACGCCTTCGGGCGTTTTTTTATTGCTTTTTAGCCATACTAACTGTATTATTATAATTAATACAGTAGTGAAGGAGGCAGTCTGGTGATCAATTTGGATCTGAAAAGCCGTGTACCCATATACGAACAGCTTGTCGATAGGGTGAAGCAGCTCATCATACAGGGCGTCATAAAGCCGGATGAGAAGCTTCCTTCAGTCAGAAGTCTTGCACAGGAATTGACGATCAACCCGAACACGATCCAGAGGGCCTACCGTGAACTGGAAAGGGAAGGATATATATATTCCCTCCCTGGGAAGGGCAGTTTTGTCGGGCATGTGGGGAGCCGGGAAAACGACCGGAAGGTCGAGTCGCTCACCCGTAATTTTGAACAGGTGACCAGCGAACTGCTCTATCTTGGTGCATCCAAAGGGAAGCTCATCAAACTGATCGAACAATTGGAAAAGGAAAGGGGAAAGGAAGATGAATCTCGAGACTAGGCAGCTGG
This genomic interval carries:
- a CDS encoding dicarboxylate/amino acid:cation symporter, with translation MKLLLKLIAGIVVGIGIGALYYGVDASGGMESVLAFLVRLLLTLESILGSFIFFMIPLIILFFIANGISKIGAGSGKVVGATLGTAYISTLGAGILAYLVAMMVMPRITDGGSVPEEGAGLEPFFEFEIAPLMDILTALVLAFAFGIVITLTKSELMQRWFEEGKNIVEFLIEKVVIPILPFYIAGVFAGMASQGTVFDTLAVFGVVLLVAILLHWVWITIQYTIAGALIGKNPLKMVKTMMPAYFTALGTMSSAATIPVTLRQTKENGIRNRIADFVIPLCANIHLSGSTITIVSCSIAVMSVLPDYELPGFFTMLGTIMLLGVVMIAAPGVPGGAIMAASGVLMTNLGFTEAAVAFMIALYMAQDSFGTAANITGDGAVSGIIDAYEQKLNR
- a CDS encoding potassium channel family protein; translation: MAQAFLGILVVLILFQLGAFAKKKGNMKDTHKFSLQWPLYLYILTVLLSTMFIFAMIYYISSVYTPILKVGNTGELITDYTFMQMLYYSGVTLLSIGYGDLVPVGAIRFISIFEGFLGIVLPTVIFIKEITKDRT
- a CDS encoding MFS transporter, producing the protein MNKFLYLIIVICFLDLFVQLPIITPFALSLGADEYTAGIIVAIYSLFNMVGNVFGGFFSDKFGRKNMLLLGMGLQVVILLTYTVVPSVGLLMLIRVVHGFSSGLLTPAAFSLVADISKKKAIGRSMALTGVSIGTAAVLGPALGGIISSQAGYEMVYLVMSGIFVFGILLILVTVKESTTEQSRKIHYATNYGQIITRPSLIVAYISAFTLMVSNGSLAFGLPLKVAAVGLSDQSTGAMLSVFGIVAILVFATPANRIYSKYSPVALVASGIFIVAMAMIFLHFVPTVFLIYMAMVIYGIGFSFIFPSMNKIIGQNTEMHERGKANGIFYSFFSLGSVAGSYLSGIFATYFETPFLFIGLILIILLGGIYTVHKKSGFRESF
- a CDS encoding LysM peptidoglycan-binding domain-containing protein, whose translation is MNYRTLMNINNISSHIIHPGQKLSVSGSSSSSSDKPSSSSASSSSSSSSSSSSSSASSSSSSSSSSSSASTGSYTVKSGDTLSRIASAHGTTYRNIMNLNNMSSTVIYPGQSLKVSGTASSSNSSNATESSSSASESSSSATQNVSAPAPTNVSYGKNYYYWGDCTWYVFERRQQLGKPVGNNWGNAYDWDNRAKSAGYKVNNSPSVGAIMQANAWTNFAWGLGHVAVVERINSDGSILVSEMNFGSGKGVKSFRTISSSQVSGHNFIH
- a CDS encoding Bax inhibitor-1/YccA family protein produces the protein MADRHDYRLVWLYFLYYWVIFGIGTYFGQYLPEEWRPTASMVLFGLLMISLFVRGFNHSGPIISHLYAFLVGLVSFGLFESFIADFGTDIFYRIVLLGIIVFIFFGFIGYFFLRDITHWGKYLFIALLILIFTTLINFFINLPYMTLAITIVGLVLYILFTMYDFNRMKNKQFSPREMGFNLFINLLIIIKRLLRLYQYINNRR
- a CDS encoding YebC/PmpR family DNA-binding transcriptional regulator, with protein sequence MGRKWNNIKEKKAQKDKDTSRVNAKFGREIYVAAKKGEPNPESNQALKAVLDRAKTYSVPKHIIDKAIDKAKGSDDEAFDELRYEGFGPEGSMIIVDALTNNVNRTASDVRAAFGKNGGNMGVSGAVSYMFDAKSVFVFTGFDPEDTMMDLMEKDVDVEDVTEENTFTVVYGTPQAFHEIKEALDEMGVEDYEVAEQTMIAQNEVSLEEESQEQFEKLIEALDDLEDVSNIYHNVNLGE
- a CDS encoding SDR family NAD(P)-dependent oxidoreductase, producing the protein MDFGYEGKVAVITGSSKGIGRKTAEQMVKLGAKVMLVARGEEGLKEARDEISQFGEVDYVVADVKEDAAASQIIGQTVEKFGRLDVLINNAGGSFARSFEEVSISDWEQDLDLKLMAAVRISNAALPHLKKQGGAILNLTAVLGKTPPASSLPTTVSRAAGMAMTKAMSKDLGKYDIRVNTVCIGLIRSEQIEERWKNEEPDLTWDEYSKLDKHNIPLGRIGDTEEAANVITFLCSDLASYVSGDAVNIDGGAGHAL
- a CDS encoding GntR family transcriptional regulator, which codes for MINLDLKSRVPIYEQLVDRVKQLIIQGVIKPDEKLPSVRSLAQELTINPNTIQRAYRELEREGYIYSLPGKGSFVGHVGSRENDRKVESLTRNFEQVTSELLYLGASKGKLIKLIEQLEKERGKEDESRD